GTGCTGTCTGAGCCGACAGTATGACCGCTTCAGTATAATCCTCTACTTCCAGGATGGCCTTCTTTGCATCCCAGATCATCCAGAATGCCAAGGCATCCACATGGACAGGGACCGTATCCTTGGTGAGTGTTTTCTCCGCGCTGAAGTCAGTTGCCCTGATACGCGTATCGATGAACTCAGCAGCCCGGTCGATCAAGGGGATAAGGAAAAAGAGTCCAGGTCCCCTGACTGTCTGAAACTTACCCAATCTCAGAATGATGACCTTGTCCCAGTGGTAGACCAACTGGAAAGAGGATGAGATGAGAAGCCCGAGCGAGGAGAGGGCGGTAATAGGATAAAGATAGAGAGAGAGTTCCCCAATCACATAGACCCAGAGAATCAGAATGATCGCCATCACCAACGACCACAAGGGGAATAGTGCGATGACAATAGCTGCTGCAAATGTCGCTGTGCTCACCAAGACAAGCGCCTCATGTGGCATGGAAGGGTAGAGCAAGAGTTGAAGGATAGCTCCTCCAGCGAGAAAGAGAGCCAACACCAAGAAGGAGAGTGCTCCGTAGTTGAAGTCCTTCTTTAAAACGAATCCCTTCATGTTCTTGATACGTTCAATTTTTTTCTTGTACAGGTTCATGATTATTCCCCTTGTGTATGTACTTCATTTCCCATGTCCTTGATTGCCGCAATCAACTCGTTCGGCTGGAAGCCATAGGAGGAAGCTTTTGTGATATATTCCTTGGTGATCTGGGAAAGGATACGTTCCCGTTCAATCCCATCAATACTGACTTCCTTGTCACTGATGAAGGTTCCTGAACCTTGTTGTGTCACCACGATATTTCTGATTTCCATCTCTGCGTATGCTCTGGCAACCGTGTTCGGGTTTACGCTTAAATCCACCGCAAGGGCTCGAACAGTAGGGAGCTGAGCGCCTTTTCCCAATCTTCCATCGGCAATGGCCATCTCCACTTGGAATATGATCTGTTTATAGAAGGGCACTCCACTTTTCACGTCTAGGCTGAATTCCAATCCAGGTTCAATCTTGGCCATCACCACCTATTTCCTCACTTCTTGTACTATTGTACTGGTGTATTAGTACAATGTCAACAATTTCATAATTCTGTTCAGAAACAAAAGAGCTGCCTCCCGTAGGAAGCAGCTTACATGCTTGTTTACTTGTTTTATTATTTATGTTTGATGAAGGTATTACTCTGCAATTCCTGCCGCGCAAGACGTAGCTCTTCAGGAGTATTCATGACAATGGGACCTGCCCAGGCGATTGGCTCCTTCAACGGTTTTGCTGCATAAAGAAAGAAGCGTACACCCTCTCCCCCAGATGAGAGTGATAAGGTATCTCCTTCTCCAAAGAGTATTGCCCTATGGAAAGGTACCTCCTGTCCATCGGTGAGCAGTGATCCCTCCACTATATAGAGGAAGAGCGTGTTTTCAGAGGGAACTTCCAAGCTCCAGGATTGATTTGCCTCCAGCTTAACATCAAGGTAGGTGGTTTTTACATAATCACCTTCCTCAGGCCCCTTTGTCCCATTATAGGAGCCACTGATGACCCTGACCTCACCTACAGTCTCCCTGACAACAGGGATTTGTTCTTTCCTGATATCCCGATATGCAGGATCGGTCATCTTGTCTTTCTTGGGAAGGTTGATCCAGAGCTGGCATCCAAGCATACGATCACTGGGTTGCGGCATTTCCTGATGGATGATTCCACTACCTCCGGTCATCCACTGGCAACATCCCTCGTTTATGGAGCCACTGTTTCCCAGGCTGTCCCCATGCTCAATCTCACCTTCAATAAGGTAGGTGACCGTCTCTATCCCCCGATGGGGATGCCAAGGAAATCCTTTGATATAGTCTTTGCTATCCTTTGAATCGAATGCATC
This sequence is a window from uncultured Sphaerochaeta sp.. Protein-coding genes within it:
- a CDS encoding GntR family transcriptional regulator, coding for MAKIEPGLEFSLDVKSGVPFYKQIIFQVEMAIADGRLGKGAQLPTVRALAVDLSVNPNTVARAYAEMEIRNIVVTQQGSGTFISDKEVSIDGIERERILSQITKEYITKASSYGFQPNELIAAIKDMGNEVHTQGE
- a CDS encoding pirin family protein is translated as MQKRPIKRITGGAVQYDGAGVKLVRVIGYNDTKDFDPFLMLDAFDSKDSKDYIKGFPWHPHRGIETVTYLIEGEIEHGDSLGNSGSINEGCCQWMTGGSGIIHQEMPQPSDRMLGCQLWINLPKKDKMTDPAYRDIRKEQIPVVRETVGEVRVISGSYNGTKGPEEGDYVKTTYLDVKLEANQSWSLEVPSENTLFLYIVEGSLLTDGQEVPFHRAILFGEGDTLSLSSGGEGVRFFLYAAKPLKEPIAWAGPIVMNTPEELRLARQELQSNTFIKHK
- a CDS encoding slipin family protein; translated protein: MNLYKKKIERIKNMKGFVLKKDFNYGALSFLVLALFLAGGAILQLLLYPSMPHEALVLVSTATFAAAIVIALFPLWSLVMAIILILWVYVIGELSLYLYPITALSSLGLLISSSFQLVYHWDKVIILRLGKFQTVRGPGLFFLIPLIDRAAEFIDTRIRATDFSAEKTLTKDTVPVHVDALAFWMIWDAKKAILEVEDYTEAVILSAQTALRDSIGKHYLRSLLSEREELGREIQQALDAKTNPWGVTILSIEITDIIIPKELEDALSKQAQAEREKESRIILGAAEVEIAKKFTEASAEYANDPIALQLRSMNMVYEGIRQNNSMMLMPASILEHMDFGAVMGTAAMQKVEQAKRNSEKEVTEDEHDQN